From Rhodococcus sp. B7740, one genomic window encodes:
- a CDS encoding acyl-CoA dehydrogenase yields the protein MAGNPDFDLYQSPEEHDELRAAIRALSEKEIAPYAKEVDEDSRFPEEALKALNASGFNAIHVPEEYDGQGADSVAACIVIEEVARVCGSSSLIPAVNKLGTMGLILKGSEELKKQVLPSLAGGAMASYALSEREAGSDAASMRTRAKADGDDWILNGSKCWITNGGKSEWYTVMAVTDPDKGANGISSFIVHKDDEGFVVGPKEKKLGIKGSPTAELYFENCKIPGDRIIGEPGTGFKTALETLDHTRPTIGAQAVGLAQGALDAAIAYTKDRKQFGTSISSFQAVQFMLADMAMKVEAARLMVYSSAARAERGEKNLGFISAAAKCFASDVAMEVTTDAVQLFGGAGYTTDFPVERMMRDAKITQIYEGTNQIQRVVMSRALLK from the coding sequence ATGGCCGGAAATCCCGACTTCGATCTGTATCAATCGCCCGAAGAGCACGACGAACTGCGCGCGGCCATTCGGGCCCTCTCGGAGAAGGAGATCGCTCCGTACGCCAAAGAGGTCGACGAGGACTCCCGCTTCCCCGAGGAAGCACTCAAAGCGCTGAACGCCTCGGGCTTCAACGCCATCCACGTTCCCGAGGAATACGACGGCCAGGGTGCCGATTCCGTCGCCGCCTGCATCGTCATCGAAGAGGTCGCCCGCGTCTGCGGCTCGTCCTCACTGATCCCCGCGGTCAACAAGCTCGGCACGATGGGGCTGATCCTCAAGGGCTCCGAGGAACTCAAGAAGCAGGTTCTGCCGTCCCTGGCCGGCGGCGCGATGGCGTCGTACGCCCTGTCCGAGCGCGAAGCGGGATCCGACGCGGCCAGCATGCGCACCCGCGCCAAGGCCGACGGTGACGACTGGATCCTCAACGGCTCCAAGTGTTGGATCACCAACGGCGGCAAGTCCGAGTGGTACACCGTGATGGCCGTGACCGATCCCGACAAGGGTGCCAACGGCATCTCGTCGTTCATCGTGCACAAGGACGACGAAGGATTCGTCGTCGGACCCAAGGAGAAGAAGCTCGGCATCAAGGGCTCACCCACCGCCGAGCTGTACTTCGAGAACTGCAAGATTCCCGGCGATCGCATCATCGGCGAGCCAGGTACCGGCTTCAAGACCGCGCTGGAAACGCTCGACCACACTCGCCCCACCATCGGCGCGCAGGCCGTCGGCCTGGCACAGGGCGCCCTCGACGCAGCCATCGCATACACCAAGGACCGCAAGCAGTTCGGTACCTCGATCTCGAGCTTCCAAGCAGTGCAGTTCATGCTCGCCGACATGGCGATGAAGGTCGAAGCGGCTCGACTGATGGTCTACAGCTCCGCAGCCCGCGCCGAGCGCGGCGAGAAGAACCTCGGGTTCATCTCCGCGGCAGCGAAGTGCTTCGCCTCGGACGTGGCCATGGAGGTCACCACCGACGCCGTGCAGCTCTTCGGCGGAGCCGGTTACACCACCGACTTCCCGGTCGAGCGCATGATGCGCGACGCCAAGATCACCCAGATCTACGAGGGCACCAACCAGATTCAGCGTGTCGTCATGTCGCGGGCGCTGCTCAAATGA
- a CDS encoding 3-hydroxybutyryl-CoA dehydrogenase, protein MDLVGVIGGGTMGAGIAEMCARSGSSVLILETSQATADAAEARLDKSFARAVKSGRIDADAAEKARAAITLTLDMNDFADRDLVVEAAPEIESLKLDLFGKLDSIVKPEGILATNTSSIPVIKMANATKRPDKVVGVHFFNPVPVLPLVEIVVSLLTSEETVSAVTDYAGNTLGKKTIRAGDRAGFIVNALLIPYMVSAIRMLESGFASAEDIDEGMVNGCAHPMGPLRLTDTVGLDVTLAVAESLYAEFREPHYAPPPLLQRMVDAGMLGRKTGKGFYTYS, encoded by the coding sequence ATCGACCTGGTAGGCGTCATCGGTGGCGGCACCATGGGAGCCGGCATCGCCGAGATGTGCGCTCGCTCCGGCAGTTCGGTACTGATCCTGGAGACGAGCCAGGCGACGGCCGACGCCGCCGAAGCCCGTCTCGACAAGTCCTTCGCCCGCGCCGTCAAATCCGGTCGCATCGACGCCGACGCAGCCGAGAAGGCCCGGGCCGCAATCACGTTGACACTCGACATGAACGACTTCGCCGACCGCGACCTCGTGGTGGAGGCGGCACCGGAGATCGAATCGCTCAAGCTCGATCTGTTCGGCAAGCTCGATTCCATCGTCAAGCCCGAGGGAATCCTGGCGACCAACACCTCGTCGATCCCGGTCATCAAGATGGCCAACGCGACCAAGCGTCCCGACAAGGTCGTCGGAGTGCACTTCTTCAACCCGGTGCCGGTACTGCCGTTGGTCGAGATCGTCGTCAGCCTGCTCACCAGCGAAGAGACAGTGTCCGCGGTGACGGATTACGCCGGCAACACGCTGGGCAAGAAGACGATTCGCGCAGGCGATCGCGCCGGATTCATCGTCAACGCGTTGCTCATCCCGTACATGGTCTCGGCCATCCGCATGCTCGAGTCCGGCTTCGCCAGTGCCGAGGACATCGACGAGGGCATGGTCAACGGTTGTGCACACCCCATGGGCCCGTTGCGCCTGACGGACACCGTCGGCCTCGACGTCACCCTCGCGGTCGCCGAGTCGCTCTACGCGGAATTCCGCGAGCCGCACTACGCCCCGCCGCCGCTGCTGCAGCGCATGGTGGACGCCGGAATGCTGGGCCGCAAAACCGGTAAGGGTTTCTACACGTATTCGTAG